In Candidatus Dependentiae bacterium, the genomic stretch TAAAAGGTCAGGTATAGGTATTTATCAGGATATAGCAGAGCTCTTAAGAAAATATCAAGAGGCATTAGATACTCTTGCACGAGCATCTTCTAAAACAGGCGATCAAATGCCTCCAGAAGTAGCTCGTCTAATTGCAAAAAAGGTTATAGGTTATACAGCTTCTTCTAAAAATTAGATAAAAGCTTTTCTAAAGTTAGATTCTATAAGAGAAGAGGTGGATACTAAAATATCCACCTCTTCTCTTATGAGCTTTAAAGTTCGACTATTTAAAAATAGGTAAGTATACTTTTTAACGTTAATGAGACCTGTTTTTCTAACCCCAAGATAGAGTATATTCATGAATTCTTTATTTTATTCACTTTGGTATATACAAATAATTTTTGAATCATTACCTATTAGCAGCTCTGGGCATTTAGAACTTATTCAGCGGTGGCTTGTCTGGTATAAGAAAATACAGAATAAATTAATCTTAACTGAGCAAGTGGAACATATAATGCATATTCCAACACTCTTTGTTGTTGGGGCTTATATGTTAGAAAAATGGGGCTATTTGCTTTTAGATATATCTAAATATGCTCATACAATTATATATATAAGTATTCTTGTTTTTACAGCTAATGCATGTACCGGACTAATGTATTATTTTTTTAAAATTCTCAAAGCTCGCGGTAAGTTGTTTATGCCTTTGTGGCTCGGCTTTCTTGTAACAGCACTTTTATTGCTTTCTCTCTACAGTGCACCATTAGGAGTAACTAGCATGCCGTCGTTACTACAAGCAGCGCTTATTGGTACAATTCAGGGCTTGGCCCTACTTCCAGGTATTTCTCGTCTTGCTAGCACTTGTGTAGCAGGTATATGGCTTGGTTTAACGCCACTGGCAGCCTTTGTCTTTTCATGTACTATACAGTTCCCCTTACTTCTAGTAGCTGTAGTCCGCGGCTTGTGGAGTGCGC encodes the following:
- a CDS encoding undecaprenyl-diphosphate phosphatase, which codes for MNSLFYSLWYIQIIFESLPISSSGHLELIQRWLVWYKKIQNKLILTEQVEHIMHIPTLFVVGAYMLEKWGYLLLDISKYAHTIIYISILVFTANACTGLMYYFFKILKARGKLFMPLWLGFLVTALLLLSLYSAPLGVTSMPSLLQAALIGTIQGLALLPGISRLASTCVAGIWLGLTPLAAFVFSCTIQFPLLLVAVVRGLWSARKSKDISLFYPVTYSRTLLLILSTFLAYLLLQLMAYSMEYGLFAQWGWYMLSITILAFANRKYLKSIL